A window from Sinorhizobium fredii encodes these proteins:
- a CDS encoding lysine-2,3-aminomutase-like protein, with protein MTVHRSLRTAGHLVEAGLVDASAEEAISRVASRYAIAISPAVADLIDRADPHDPIARQFVPDTAELTSTREERTDPIGDGAHSPVAGIVHRYPDRVLLKAVHVCPVYCRFCFRREMVGPQGLGTLTPAELDAAIAYIAEHPEIWEVILTGGDPLVLSPRRLQEILERLGAIEHVKVVRFHTRVPVVEPHRVDADLIAALKCSGKATYVALHANHPRELTGEARGAAARLIDAGIVMLSQSVLLKGVNDDPDVLAELMRAFVETRIKPYYLHHPDLAPGTGHFRLTIEEGQALVASLRGRVSGLCQPTYILDIPGGYGKAVISASAIEAEGGGCYTVTDFRGNEHIYPPQG; from the coding sequence ATGACAGTACATCGTTCCCTCAGGACGGCGGGCCATCTCGTCGAAGCCGGCCTTGTCGACGCCTCGGCCGAGGAGGCGATTTCCCGCGTCGCCTCCCGCTACGCGATCGCCATCAGCCCCGCCGTTGCAGACCTTATCGACCGCGCCGATCCGCATGACCCGATCGCCAGGCAGTTCGTACCCGACACGGCGGAGCTGACTTCGACGCGGGAGGAACGCACCGACCCGATAGGCGACGGCGCCCACAGCCCCGTCGCGGGCATCGTCCACCGCTATCCGGACCGGGTGCTGCTCAAGGCCGTCCACGTCTGCCCGGTCTATTGCCGCTTCTGCTTCCGCCGCGAAATGGTCGGCCCGCAGGGGCTCGGCACGCTGACGCCCGCCGAACTCGACGCGGCGATCGCCTATATCGCCGAGCATCCGGAGATCTGGGAGGTGATCCTGACCGGTGGCGACCCGCTGGTGCTGTCGCCGCGGCGGCTTCAGGAGATCCTCGAGCGTCTCGGCGCGATCGAGCACGTCAAGGTCGTCCGCTTCCACACGCGCGTACCGGTCGTCGAGCCGCACCGCGTCGATGCGGATCTCATCGCGGCCCTCAAGTGCAGCGGCAAGGCGACCTATGTGGCGCTTCATGCCAATCATCCGCGCGAACTGACGGGCGAAGCGCGCGGCGCCGCGGCCCGGCTGATCGATGCTGGGATCGTCATGCTCAGCCAATCGGTGCTGCTGAAGGGCGTCAACGACGATCCGGACGTGCTTGCCGAACTGATGCGCGCCTTCGTCGAGACGCGGATCAAGCCCTATTACCTGCACCATCCGGACCTCGCGCCCGGCACCGGCCATTTCCGACTGACGATCGAAGAGGGCCAGGCGCTCGTCGCCTCGCTGCGCGGCCGCGTCTCGGGCCTCTGCCAGCCGACCTATATCCTTGATATCCCCGGCGGTTACGGCAAGGCCGTCATCAGCGCCAGCGCGATAGAGGCGGAAGGCGGCGGCTGCTACACCGTCACCGATTTCCGCGGGAATGAGCACATCTATCCGCCGCAAGGCTGA
- a CDS encoding exopolysaccharide biosynthesis protein produces MAIEFDDTERSLSDTLTGMIASIRGNTVTLRELMIEIGEHGFLLLCALLTLPFLIPVSIPGVSTVFGAAIILISLAITLNRLPWLPRRILDRQIETEKLVPTLQKGAALVSKLDRYVRPRLHFLTHGAVMNRFNGLMIMAGGVLLMFPLGLIPLSNTLPGIAILLLSLGIIQRDGLMVAGGYLFLVATTIYFAVLAYLAFAAGQGLSQFFVS; encoded by the coding sequence ATGGCGATCGAGTTCGATGATACAGAGCGCAGCCTCAGCGATACGCTGACCGGGATGATCGCTTCGATCCGAGGCAATACGGTCACGCTGCGCGAACTGATGATCGAGATCGGCGAGCACGGTTTCCTGCTTCTCTGCGCACTGTTGACGCTGCCTTTCCTGATTCCGGTTTCTATCCCCGGGGTCAGCACCGTCTTCGGCGCGGCGATCATTCTCATTTCGCTGGCGATCACCCTCAATCGTCTGCCCTGGCTGCCGCGGCGCATTCTCGACCGGCAGATCGAGACCGAAAAACTCGTACCGACCCTGCAGAAGGGCGCGGCGCTGGTTTCGAAACTCGACCGCTATGTGCGCCCGAGGCTGCACTTCCTCACCCATGGCGCCGTCATGAACCGCTTCAACGGCCTGATGATAATGGCGGGCGGCGTGTTGCTGATGTTCCCGCTCGGGCTGATCCCGCTGTCGAACACGCTGCCGGGCATTGCCATCCTGCTTCTGTCGCTCGGCATCATCCAGCGCGACGGGCTGATGGTGGCCGGCGGCTACCTCTTCCTCGTCGCCACTACCATCTATTTCGCCGTGCTCGCCTATCTCGCCTTCGCCGCCGGCCAAGGGCTGTCGCAGTTCTTCGTGTCCTAG
- the epmA gene encoding EF-P lysine aminoacylase EpmA yields MPHASPWWTPDVHADRRPFLIGRNRIQSALRRFFGERDFMDVDTATLQLSPGNEAHLHAFATEALGPDGSVQPLYLHTSPEFACKKLLAAGERRIACFAHVYRNRERGPLHHPEFTMLEWYRAEESYETLMRDCAEVLALAAETTGTRSFAYQGRICDPFLEPERLSVAEAFARFAGIELLASIAEDGTTDREGLAAAMRKAGLRVADDDTWADLFSRVLVEKIEPNLGFGRATILDEYPVAEAALARPTPRDPRVAERFELYACGVELANAFGELTDAKEQRRRFRLEMAEKARVYGETYPLDEDFLAALAIMPEASGIALGFDRLVMLATGAARIDQVLWAPVAEAGA; encoded by the coding sequence ATGCCGCATGCTTCTCCCTGGTGGACACCGGATGTCCACGCCGACCGGCGTCCCTTTCTGATCGGCCGCAACCGCATCCAGTCGGCACTCCGCCGCTTCTTTGGCGAGCGTGACTTCATGGACGTCGATACGGCAACGCTGCAGCTGTCGCCGGGCAACGAGGCGCATCTCCACGCCTTCGCAACTGAGGCGCTCGGGCCGGATGGATCGGTGCAGCCGCTCTATCTGCACACCTCGCCGGAGTTCGCCTGCAAGAAGCTGCTGGCCGCGGGCGAACGCCGCATCGCCTGCTTCGCCCATGTCTATCGCAACCGCGAGCGCGGCCCGTTGCACCATCCGGAATTCACCATGCTCGAATGGTACCGCGCCGAGGAGAGCTACGAGACGCTGATGCGCGATTGCGCCGAAGTCCTCGCGCTTGCCGCCGAGACGACGGGCACGCGGTCCTTCGCCTATCAGGGCCGCATTTGTGACCCGTTTCTCGAACCGGAGCGGCTTTCGGTCGCCGAGGCCTTCGCGCGTTTCGCCGGAATCGAGCTTCTCGCCTCGATCGCCGAGGACGGGACGACCGATCGCGAGGGGCTGGCGGCGGCCATGCGGAAGGCCGGCCTGCGGGTCGCCGATGACGACACCTGGGCCGACCTCTTCAGCCGTGTGCTCGTCGAAAAGATCGAGCCGAACCTCGGCTTCGGGCGGGCCACGATCCTGGACGAATACCCCGTCGCCGAGGCCGCGCTCGCCCGCCCGACGCCACGCGACCCTCGCGTTGCCGAGCGCTTCGAGCTCTATGCCTGCGGCGTCGAGCTGGCGAACGCTTTCGGCGAACTGACGGACGCCAAGGAACAGCGCCGCCGCTTCCGGCTCGAAATGGCGGAAAAGGCGCGGGTCTATGGCGAAACCTATCCGCTCGACGAGGACTTCCTGGCGGCGCTTGCCATTATGCCCGAGGCGAGCGGCATCGCGCTCGGCTTCGACCGTCTGGTGATGCTGGCGACCGGCGCCGCGCGCATCGATCAGGTGCTCTGGGCGCCGGTGGCGGAGGCCGGGGCATGA
- the efp gene encoding elongation factor P, with protein sequence MVKVIASSVRKGNVLDVDGKLYVVLTAQNFHPGKGTPVTQVDMRRISDGVKVSERYRTTEQVERAFVEDREHTFLYEDAEGFHFMNPESYDQLVMSAEDIGDLKAYLQEGMAVMLSIHEGIAIAIDLPRHVILEITETEPVVKGQTASSSYKPALLSNGVRTSVPPHIQAGTRVVIATEDGSYVERAKD encoded by the coding sequence ATGGTCAAGGTCATCGCTTCTTCGGTCCGCAAGGGCAACGTTCTCGACGTCGACGGCAAGCTCTATGTCGTGCTCACCGCCCAGAACTTCCATCCGGGCAAGGGCACGCCGGTCACCCAGGTCGACATGCGCCGCATCTCCGACGGTGTGAAGGTCTCGGAGCGCTACCGCACCACCGAACAGGTCGAGCGCGCTTTCGTTGAGGACCGCGAGCACACCTTCCTCTATGAAGATGCCGAAGGCTTCCATTTCATGAATCCGGAGAGCTATGACCAGCTCGTCATGTCGGCCGAGGACATCGGCGACCTGAAGGCTTACCTCCAGGAAGGCATGGCGGTAATGCTGTCGATCCACGAGGGCATTGCGATCGCCATCGACCTGCCGCGCCACGTCATCCTCGAGATCACCGAGACCGAACCGGTGGTCAAGGGCCAGACGGCGTCTTCCTCCTATAAGCCGGCCCTGCTTTCTAACGGCGTCCGCACCTCGGTGCCGCCGCATATCCAGGCCGGCACCCGCGTCGTCATCGCGACGGAAGACGGCTCCTACGTCGAGCGCGCCAAGGACTGA
- a CDS encoding OmpA family protein encodes MIKKCAILAVAAIYLSGCTTTDPYTGEQKMSNTAGGALLGAGLGAATGLLVGGSAAGRRDAALVGAGIGALGGGLIGNYMDQQESELRAQLQGTGVSVTRQGDRIILNMPSNITFATDRDQVIPPFYPTLDSVAVVLRKFNKTLIDVDGHTDSTGSASHNQGLSERRAASVANYLGSRGIDQRRISTMGYGMERPIASNASEAGRAQNRRVEISIAPIKQG; translated from the coding sequence ATGATCAAGAAATGCGCCATCCTGGCTGTCGCGGCCATCTATCTTTCCGGATGCACGACCACCGATCCCTATACGGGAGAACAGAAGATGTCGAACACGGCCGGCGGCGCATTGCTCGGTGCGGGTCTCGGCGCCGCAACCGGCCTCCTGGTCGGCGGCAGTGCGGCGGGACGGCGTGACGCCGCACTCGTCGGCGCCGGCATCGGTGCGCTCGGCGGCGGCCTGATCGGCAACTACATGGATCAGCAGGAATCGGAGTTGCGCGCCCAGTTGCAGGGCACCGGCGTCTCCGTCACGCGCCAGGGCGACCGGATCATCCTCAACATGCCGTCGAACATAACCTTTGCGACCGACCGCGACCAGGTGATCCCGCCCTTCTACCCGACGCTCGATTCGGTCGCGGTCGTCTTGCGCAAGTTCAACAAGACGCTGATCGACGTCGACGGCCACACCGATTCGACCGGCAGCGCCTCCCACAACCAGGGCCTTTCCGAACGCCGCGCCGCCTCGGTCGCCAATTATCTCGGCAGCCGCGGCATCGACCAGCGTCGCATTTCGACGATGGGCTACGGCATGGAACGGCCGATCGCGTCGAACGCCAGCGAGGCAGGCCGCGCCCAGAACCGCCGCGTCGAAATCTCGATCGCGCCGATCAAGCAGGGCTGA